The following are encoded in a window of Mycobacterium vicinigordonae genomic DNA:
- a CDS encoding carbohydrate kinase family protein, with protein sequence MGQIDIAVVGVHVLDTHVVGVDSIPDGSDGQLVETIKISPAGTAGGTAVVLSRLGAKVRCYGAVGADPLGDTLLALLSAQGIDIDGLVRTVGVQTSASVIPVRPNGDRPAWHCVGANAALSLDTLDLDQVIRGSHLHLGGPEFLGGSAAATLLRRAKGNGLATSVDVLAAGDPGLLAWIAEALPHTDYLLPNDEQVFGFTGCTDLVSGARVLLDAGAGCVAVTRGADGALVVTGDETIEVPAYPVDVVDTTGCGDAFSAGFILGRVLGRSLAQSARLGCATAAQVAGGLGTDAGTYVLASVEALAAAN encoded by the coding sequence ATGGGTCAGATCGACATCGCCGTCGTCGGTGTACACGTCCTCGATACGCACGTCGTCGGAGTTGACTCCATCCCCGATGGGTCCGACGGGCAGTTGGTCGAGACGATCAAGATCTCCCCGGCGGGCACGGCGGGTGGCACCGCGGTGGTGCTCAGCCGCCTCGGGGCGAAGGTCCGTTGCTACGGCGCTGTCGGCGCCGATCCGCTCGGGGACACACTGCTTGCGCTGCTATCAGCGCAGGGCATCGACATTGATGGTTTGGTGCGCACGGTGGGCGTCCAGACCTCGGCGTCGGTGATCCCGGTGCGGCCTAACGGTGATCGGCCCGCCTGGCACTGTGTGGGCGCCAACGCCGCGCTCAGCCTCGACACCCTCGATCTCGACCAGGTGATCCGCGGATCGCATCTGCATCTCGGCGGGCCGGAGTTCCTTGGCGGCTCCGCCGCGGCCACCCTGCTGCGGCGCGCGAAGGGTAACGGCCTCGCTACGTCCGTCGACGTCCTCGCCGCCGGTGACCCCGGCCTGCTGGCGTGGATCGCCGAAGCGCTGCCGCACACCGACTACCTGCTGCCTAACGACGAGCAAGTGTTCGGCTTCACCGGCTGCACCGACCTGGTTTCGGGTGCGCGGGTCTTGCTGGACGCCGGCGCGGGTTGCGTCGCCGTAACGCGGGGCGCCGACGGTGCACTGGTGGTCACCGGCGACGAAACGATCGAAGTTCCCGCCTACCCGGTCGACGTCGTCGACACCACCGGCTGCGGCGACGCCTTCTCGGCCGGGTTCATCCTGGGACGTGTTCTCGGGCGGAGCCTGGCCCAGTCGGCTCGCCTCGGGTGCGCGACGGCCGCGCAGGTCGCGGGTGGACTCGGCACCGACGCCGGAACCTATGTCCTGGCCAGCGTCGAGGCACTAGCCGCGGCCAACTGA
- a CDS encoding LLM class F420-dependent oxidoreductase yields the protein MDVRIFVEPQQGSRYADQLAVARAAETLGFDAFFRSDHYAAMSGDGLPGPTDSWVTLGAIARETSTIRLGTLVTSATFRYPGPLAIAVAQVDEMSGGRVEFGLGSGWFEAEHRAYGIPFPSVRERFDRLTEQLAIVSGLWSTPPGETFDYAGEHYTIVESPALPKPTQSPHPPIVIGGTGAKRTPALAAQYAAEFNVPFAPFEVVRTQFTRVADAVAAAGRAPDSMVYSCAFVLCAGSDEAEVSRRAKVIGRDVDEMRSNSPLVGTSAEIVDKLGPWIELGVQRVYAQLLDMSDLAHLELFATEVLPQLR from the coding sequence ATGGACGTTCGCATTTTCGTAGAACCGCAACAGGGTTCCCGTTACGCCGACCAGCTGGCAGTCGCGCGGGCCGCCGAGACCCTCGGCTTCGATGCCTTCTTCCGGTCCGACCACTATGCGGCGATGAGCGGCGACGGTCTGCCGGGGCCGACGGATTCGTGGGTGACGCTGGGCGCGATCGCCCGCGAAACGTCGACGATCCGGTTGGGCACGCTAGTGACATCCGCGACGTTCCGCTACCCGGGACCGCTGGCTATCGCGGTAGCGCAGGTCGACGAAATGAGCGGTGGCCGAGTCGAATTCGGCTTGGGCAGCGGCTGGTTCGAAGCTGAGCACCGGGCGTACGGAATTCCGTTCCCGTCGGTGCGCGAGCGGTTCGACCGGCTCACCGAGCAACTCGCCATCGTCAGCGGGTTGTGGAGCACGCCGCCCGGTGAGACGTTCGACTACGCCGGCGAGCACTACACCATCGTCGAATCACCCGCGTTGCCCAAGCCGACGCAGAGTCCCCACCCGCCGATCGTGATCGGCGGCACCGGCGCAAAGCGGACTCCGGCACTGGCCGCACAGTATGCGGCTGAGTTCAACGTGCCGTTCGCGCCGTTCGAAGTGGTTCGCACGCAGTTCACCCGGGTGGCCGATGCGGTTGCGGCGGCCGGGCGGGCGCCGGATTCGATGGTCTACTCGTGCGCGTTCGTGCTGTGCGCCGGCAGCGACGAGGCCGAGGTGTCGCGTCGTGCCAAGGTGATCGGCCGGGACGTCGACGAGATGCGATCCAACAGTCCTCTGGTTGGCACATCCGCCGAGATCGTCGACAAGCTGGGGCCATGGATCGAGTTGGGTGTGCAGCGCGTCTACGCGCAGCTGCTCGACATGTCTGACCTGGCGCACCTGGAACTGTTCGCGACCGAAGTGCTGCCGCAGCTGCGTTGA
- a CDS encoding helix-turn-helix transcriptional regulator, with product MLTSMSTETVNWSDLGVNELPTGTVTLLLADIEGSTRLWETQPEEMAAAVARLDRTLGELVIAHQGVRPIEQGEGDSFVIAFGRAADAVACALDLQRAPLQPIQLRIGMHTGDVQLRDPTGGEANYIGPVINRTGRMRDLAHGGQTVLSSATESMVLDNLPAAAWLSDLGTYQLRDLPRPERVLQLCHPDLSNEFPPLRTPKTVAVHNLPAQLTSFVGRVEQLADIARAIRASRLVTLTGAGGVGKTRLAIEVAGGLAGELTGGLWFVDLAPIADSDIVPIAAARALGLPDQPGRSTTDTLAGFIGDRQILVVLDNCEHLLDATAALVGALLSACAGLRLLVTSREPIGVAGEAIWRVPSLSLDDEAIELFVDRARLARPEFRLAEQRSAVADICRRLDGMPLAIELAAARVRALSVDEIRDSLHDRFRLLIGTTRTAVRRQQTLRASVDWSHALLTESERVLFRRLAVFVGGFDLAAVRAVAGGSDVERYQVLDQLTLLVDKSLVVIESVSGTTRYRILETVRQYALEKLGESSEGDDVRARHRDHYLHVAAMLEHASADQQQIDRVDIEIDNLRAAFAWSLDRDDSDSALRLASALLPLWLISGRVREALMAWFDAALGENEGAAATPAVRARALADRALLHTWAIGVDSATWAEQAVSMAREIGDPALLARALTACGVMTAYGGQDGQQYFDEAIGLARPLGDKWLMAQLLGWQTNLAFMNGDIPAVRKLGAEGCQLAEVIGDRFTLRQCRNWLGWARIATGDLSGAIEELRAVEAEAEAARDGMWWTVSRHYLGLAYAYRGEVETARDTFDASMPILAEMGDLWLGNANGVRAVAMLASGDVFEADRLSELCRQQLNVNPIHQWMHIYLTAEAVLAQGDPAGARRRADEAVAVSCGWYRALALTARSRIAIAQSDSEQAERDAHEALSSAAGLGALLGIPDIFELVAMLALGGGRHAEAARLFGAADALRQRMGSVRFKVHDEGYQLAVARLREAFGDNEFDRAYAEGAAMSTEESIGYAQRGRGERRRPSSGWGSLTPTERAVVGLVSEGLPNKAIAAKLFISLRTVESHLTHVYTKLGLSSRVQLVQEVARHS from the coding sequence ATGCTGACTAGCATGAGCACAGAGACGGTGAATTGGAGCGACCTGGGCGTGAACGAGCTGCCGACCGGAACGGTAACGCTGCTGCTCGCCGACATCGAGGGCTCGACCCGACTGTGGGAGACGCAACCCGAGGAAATGGCGGCGGCCGTAGCGCGGCTGGACCGCACATTGGGTGAACTCGTGATCGCCCACCAGGGGGTGCGCCCGATCGAACAGGGCGAGGGCGACAGCTTCGTCATCGCGTTCGGTCGCGCGGCCGACGCGGTGGCCTGTGCGCTCGACCTGCAACGCGCTCCGCTGCAGCCGATCCAGCTGCGCATCGGCATGCACACCGGCGACGTTCAGCTGCGCGACCCGACCGGTGGGGAGGCGAACTACATCGGGCCGGTCATCAACCGGACCGGACGCATGCGCGATCTGGCGCACGGCGGTCAGACTGTGCTGTCCAGCGCGACCGAGTCGATGGTCCTCGACAACCTGCCGGCTGCCGCGTGGCTTTCGGACCTGGGTACCTATCAGCTGCGCGACCTGCCTCGCCCGGAACGGGTTCTGCAACTGTGCCATCCGGATTTGAGTAACGAGTTCCCGCCGCTACGCACCCCGAAAACTGTTGCTGTGCATAATCTTCCAGCTCAGCTAACCAGCTTCGTCGGCCGTGTCGAACAGCTGGCCGACATTGCGCGCGCGATCCGGGCGAGTCGATTGGTGACGTTGACCGGTGCCGGTGGCGTAGGCAAAACTCGGTTGGCCATCGAGGTGGCCGGTGGGTTGGCCGGGGAGCTGACGGGCGGGCTGTGGTTTGTCGACCTGGCGCCGATCGCCGATTCCGACATTGTCCCGATCGCGGCAGCGCGAGCGCTGGGACTTCCGGACCAGCCGGGTCGGTCCACCACGGACACGTTGGCGGGCTTTATCGGTGACCGTCAGATTCTGGTCGTGCTGGACAACTGCGAGCACCTGCTAGATGCAACGGCGGCGCTGGTCGGGGCGCTGTTAAGCGCCTGTGCAGGTCTTCGGTTGCTGGTGACCAGCCGCGAGCCGATCGGCGTGGCAGGTGAGGCGATTTGGCGGGTGCCGTCGCTGTCGCTGGACGACGAGGCGATCGAATTGTTCGTCGACCGGGCCCGGTTGGCCCGGCCCGAGTTTCGCCTCGCCGAGCAGCGGTCCGCGGTCGCCGACATCTGTCGCCGTCTGGACGGGATGCCGCTGGCCATCGAATTGGCGGCCGCGCGGGTGCGTGCGTTGTCCGTGGACGAGATCCGAGACAGCCTGCACGACCGTTTTCGGTTGCTGATCGGGACCACTCGCACCGCGGTGCGGCGCCAGCAGACGCTGCGGGCCTCGGTCGATTGGTCACACGCTTTGTTGACCGAATCAGAGCGGGTGTTGTTTCGGCGGTTGGCGGTGTTTGTCGGGGGCTTTGATTTGGCTGCGGTGCGCGCGGTTGCCGGGGGCAGCGACGTCGAGCGTTACCAGGTTCTCGACCAGCTCACACTGTTGGTGGACAAGTCGCTTGTGGTCATCGAAAGCGTAAGTGGTACAACACGATATCGGATACTGGAGACGGTGCGCCAGTACGCGCTGGAGAAGCTGGGCGAGTCGAGCGAGGGCGACGATGTACGAGCCCGGCATCGCGACCATTACCTGCACGTCGCGGCGATGCTGGAACACGCAAGCGCCGACCAGCAGCAGATCGACCGGGTGGATATCGAGATCGACAATCTGCGTGCTGCTTTCGCGTGGAGCCTGGACCGAGATGACAGCGATAGTGCCTTACGATTGGCGTCCGCGCTGCTTCCACTGTGGTTGATCAGCGGACGGGTGCGCGAGGCGTTGATGGCGTGGTTCGACGCGGCGCTTGGCGAAAATGAAGGTGCCGCGGCCACACCCGCGGTTCGCGCTCGGGCGCTTGCCGACCGGGCCTTGCTGCATACCTGGGCGATCGGGGTGGACAGCGCGACGTGGGCCGAACAGGCCGTGTCGATGGCCCGCGAGATAGGGGACCCGGCACTACTTGCCCGTGCGCTCACCGCGTGCGGCGTAATGACCGCCTACGGCGGCCAGGACGGCCAGCAGTATTTCGACGAGGCGATCGGTTTGGCGCGGCCCCTGGGAGACAAGTGGCTGATGGCCCAGCTGTTGGGTTGGCAAACCAATCTGGCGTTCATGAACGGCGACATTCCTGCGGTTCGCAAGCTCGGCGCCGAGGGGTGCCAGCTGGCGGAGGTCATCGGGGATCGCTTTACCCTTCGCCAGTGCCGTAACTGGCTGGGCTGGGCTCGAATCGCCACCGGCGACCTTAGCGGCGCGATCGAGGAGTTGCGCGCCGTAGAAGCGGAGGCGGAGGCGGCCCGTGATGGCATGTGGTGGACGGTGAGCCGGCACTACCTCGGATTGGCCTACGCGTACCGGGGCGAAGTCGAGACCGCTCGCGACACCTTCGACGCGAGCATGCCGATCCTCGCGGAGATGGGCGACCTTTGGTTGGGTAACGCCAACGGGGTGCGCGCCGTCGCCATGCTGGCGTCGGGGGATGTATTCGAGGCGGATCGGCTGAGCGAACTGTGCCGGCAGCAGCTGAACGTCAACCCCATACACCAGTGGATGCATATTTACCTGACAGCCGAAGCCGTCCTGGCTCAAGGCGATCCGGCCGGGGCGCGCCGGCGGGCCGACGAGGCGGTGGCGGTTTCTTGCGGCTGGTACCGGGCGCTGGCGTTGACGGCCCGCTCCCGCATCGCGATCGCGCAGAGCGATTCCGAACAAGCCGAGCGTGACGCACACGAAGCGCTGTCGTCGGCCGCGGGCCTGGGTGCGTTGCTTGGAATTCCCGATATCTTCGAGCTCGTCGCGATGCTGGCTCTCGGCGGCGGACGTCACGCTGAAGCGGCCAGGCTGTTCGGTGCCGCCGATGCCCTGCGGCAACGGATGGGCTCGGTGCGGTTCAAGGTCCACGACGAAGGCTACCAACTCGCGGTCGCCCGGCTCCGGGAAGCGTTTGGCGACAACGAATTCGATCGGGCGTACGCCGAGGGTGCCGCGATGTCCACGGAGGAGTCTATCGGCTACGCGCAGCGGGGCCGCGGGGAGCGGCGCCGGCCGTCCAGCGGATGGGGGTCGCTGACCCCGACCGAGCGCGCCGTCGTCGGTCTGGTCAGTGAGGGGCTGCCCAACAAGGCAATAGCCGCAAAGCTTTTCATCTCGCTGCGGACGGTGGAAAGTCACCTCACCCATGTGTATACGAAACTCGGATTGTCCTCCAGGGTCCAGCTGGTGCAGGAGGTTGCACGCCACTCGTGA
- a CDS encoding mycofactocin-coupled SDR family oxidoreductase (This oxidoreductase belongs to a branch of the SDR family in which the NAD cofactor is especially deeply buried and is non-exchangeable. Members of this branch occur only in species that product mycofactocin, a small molecule electron carrier derived from the final two residues of the mycofactocin precursor protein, MftA. Mycofactocin is thought to mediate transfers of electrons between such non-exchangeable NAD cofactors from different enzymes acting on different substates, and has been shown to play a role in the metabolism of alcohols and aldehydes in Mycolicibacterium smegmatis and in Mycobacterium tuberculosis.), whose translation MGELDGRVALITGGARGQGRAHAVALAAAGADIVAADAPGPMQDLTYPLGTEDDLRVTAKLVEELGRRCVPLTVDVRDAAQVRAAVEQTVNDLGSLDIVVANAAVVSTGPLDQVSDTIWQQLLDTNLTGVFHTLRAAIPVMRRQRFGRIVVTSSMGGRMGIPDLAAYNATKWGVIGLAKSAALEVAKEGITINVVCPTTTRTPMVQPGGGDDVPDELVRRMMKANPIPQPWIEAEDVSRGVVYLVTDRGVITGSVLEIGLGGSARIH comes from the coding sequence ATGGGTGAATTGGATGGACGGGTCGCGCTGATCACCGGTGGCGCCCGAGGTCAGGGCCGTGCGCATGCAGTCGCACTGGCCGCAGCAGGTGCCGATATCGTCGCCGCCGATGCACCCGGACCCATGCAGGACTTGACCTATCCGCTGGGCACCGAAGACGACTTGCGCGTGACCGCCAAGCTGGTGGAAGAGCTGGGTCGGCGCTGCGTGCCGTTGACCGTCGACGTACGCGACGCCGCCCAGGTGAGGGCGGCCGTCGAGCAGACGGTCAACGATCTGGGCAGCCTCGACATCGTGGTAGCCAACGCCGCTGTCGTCAGCACCGGCCCCTTAGACCAGGTCAGCGATACCATCTGGCAGCAGCTGCTGGACACCAACCTGACCGGTGTCTTCCACACACTGCGTGCGGCCATCCCGGTGATGCGCCGCCAGCGCTTCGGCCGGATCGTGGTGACTTCCTCGATGGGCGGGCGGATGGGCATCCCCGACCTGGCGGCTTACAACGCCACCAAGTGGGGTGTGATCGGATTGGCCAAGTCGGCCGCGCTGGAAGTCGCCAAAGAGGGCATCACCATCAACGTCGTCTGCCCGACCACCACGCGGACGCCGATGGTCCAGCCAGGCGGCGGCGACGACGTTCCCGACGAACTGGTGCGCCGCATGATGAAAGCCAACCCGATACCGCAGCCCTGGATCGAAGCCGAAGACGTTAGCCGTGGGGTGGTGTACCTGGTCACCGACCGCGGGGTCATCACCGGCAGCGTGTTGGAAATCGGGCTCGGCGGGAGCGCCCGTATCCACTGA
- a CDS encoding ester cyclase — translation MTRHTRRKPPIPDAKAVALESFRLIENGDVELAQVIIAPDFINQEAEDDPEDVERRQHGAGGFLATSQWLRNAFSNLRFEHQETLAEGDTVIAVSTMTGEHTGVFNGIQPTGKHIEHQQVHIFTITDGQITHHRAIRDDLGLLLQLGWRPGAAMSR, via the coding sequence ATGACACGACACACACGGCGGAAACCGCCGATCCCCGATGCGAAAGCCGTTGCACTGGAATCTTTTCGGCTGATCGAGAACGGCGATGTCGAACTGGCGCAGGTAATCATCGCTCCCGACTTCATCAACCAAGAGGCCGAGGATGACCCCGAGGACGTCGAACGCCGGCAACACGGCGCGGGAGGGTTCCTAGCCACCAGCCAATGGTTGCGCAACGCCTTCTCCAACCTGCGCTTCGAGCATCAAGAAACACTCGCCGAAGGCGACACGGTCATCGCAGTGAGCACAATGACCGGCGAACATACCGGTGTATTCAACGGAATCCAACCCACCGGCAAACACATCGAACATCAACAGGTTCATATCTTCACCATCACCGACGGCCAGATCACCCACCACCGCGCCATCCGCGACGACCTGGGCCTCCTATTGCAACTCGGCTGGCGGCCGGGTGCTGCGATGTCACGCTAA
- a CDS encoding helix-turn-helix domain-containing protein gives MAALADYVECGWERTITAGDPLRVLPDGCVDLFVTAEGAIMVSGPASAYYDPGAGTEGVLIGLRLRAGAGAAVLGHPVSELRDTQVRIDSVFGASASGLAEDVLAAKAFRQRIALLEAVLARYLVKVAPVVDKSVVDSIEMLRLHPTRSVSAVAFSVGLSERQLRRRFDAAVGYGPKRLGRIFRFQRLLDLIHSSDHRIGWAGLAIEAGYADQSHLINECLVLAGAAPTALPGAGIPPHT, from the coding sequence GTGGCTGCGCTGGCAGACTATGTGGAATGCGGCTGGGAGCGCACGATCACCGCGGGTGACCCGCTGCGCGTGCTGCCCGACGGTTGCGTTGATCTGTTTGTCACTGCCGAGGGCGCCATCATGGTTTCCGGTCCAGCCAGCGCATATTACGACCCAGGTGCGGGCACCGAAGGTGTGCTGATCGGCCTGCGGTTGCGCGCCGGTGCCGGGGCTGCAGTGCTGGGCCATCCGGTGAGCGAGCTAAGGGATACCCAGGTCCGGATCGACTCGGTGTTCGGTGCATCTGCATCCGGGTTGGCTGAGGATGTGCTGGCCGCCAAGGCTTTTCGGCAGCGGATCGCATTGTTGGAGGCGGTGCTGGCGCGATATTTGGTCAAGGTCGCTCCGGTAGTCGATAAATCAGTGGTGGACTCCATCGAGATGCTGCGTCTTCACCCGACCCGCTCGGTTTCGGCTGTGGCCTTCTCGGTAGGTTTGAGCGAACGGCAGCTTCGCCGTCGGTTCGACGCCGCGGTCGGCTACGGCCCCAAGCGCCTTGGCCGGATCTTCCGTTTCCAGCGGCTACTGGATTTGATCCATTCCAGTGATCACCGAATCGGGTGGGCGGGGCTGGCGATCGAGGCCGGCTATGCCGATCAGTCCCACCTGATCAATGAATGTCTCGTGTTGGCCGGGGCAGCTCCTACCGCTCTTCCCGGTGCGGGCATTCCACCGCACACCTGA
- a CDS encoding response regulator: MVSVVIVDDEALIRSGFELILSATQDVDVVATTDGVHATEVITEHQPDVVLLDIRMPEKDGLVVLTELMAVSRPPVVAMLTTFDADDYIASALRLGASGFLLKDTDPVQLPAMVRTLAAGGLVLSEKVSPKVIAGFLDERVDGAAQRKAAELSRRELDVLRLLARGLSNREIAAKLFSSVGTVKDQVSAILNKLSVKTRVEAAIIAQRAGVLDPHPP; encoded by the coding sequence GTGGTCAGCGTGGTCATTGTCGACGACGAAGCCCTGATCCGATCTGGGTTTGAGTTGATTCTTTCGGCGACACAGGACGTTGACGTGGTCGCCACCACCGACGGTGTGCATGCAACCGAGGTGATCACCGAGCACCAACCGGACGTGGTGTTGCTTGACATCCGGATGCCCGAAAAGGACGGCTTGGTGGTATTGACCGAGTTGATGGCCGTCAGCAGACCACCGGTGGTCGCGATGCTGACTACGTTCGACGCGGACGACTACATCGCCTCGGCGCTGCGTCTGGGTGCGTCTGGGTTCCTGCTCAAGGACACCGACCCAGTGCAGCTACCTGCCATGGTGCGCACGCTCGCCGCGGGTGGGCTTGTGCTCTCGGAAAAGGTCAGCCCCAAGGTGATTGCGGGATTTCTCGATGAACGGGTAGATGGGGCCGCCCAGCGGAAAGCGGCTGAACTCAGTCGCCGTGAGCTCGACGTGTTGCGACTATTGGCACGGGGGCTTTCCAACCGCGAGATCGCGGCGAAACTGTTCTCGAGTGTCGGCACCGTCAAAGATCAAGTCAGCGCAATCCTTAACAAGCTCTCGGTCAAGACTCGGGTAGAAGCAGCGATCATCGCTCAGCGTGCCGGAGTCCTGGATCCACATCCACCATGA
- a CDS encoding long-chain-fatty-acid--CoA ligase encodes MSDLADPRFLDERVAHWAATKPDDEAIDYLDRKWTWAQWNDRVRRLAGALTDFGVKRGDVVAFLDKNHPACVELTFAAASLGAANAIINFRLAADELDYVLNDSGAKVLIVGSEFKPSIDKIRGDLTKVEHVIEVTPEGGDGDEYEALLAGASPVDRSDDVEPDDVCIIMYSSGTTGRPKGVMLTQANIIAHTINAHEGFEFDPGDKSMVSMPLFHVGGSSYVQFGIHDGVPSVMTRDVDGMTLAGAILKGANRTFLVPAVLAKVLESGEDAVKLFGALKTYSYGASPMPLPLLRAALEAWPNTDFIQAYGLTEVCGVISHLLPDAHRAQDNPERLTSAGTLVPNAEVRVVDPFTLKDVPAGEQGELWFRTPQLMKGYHNKPEATAEAITEDGWFRTGDIGRVDDGGYIFVEDRLKDMIISGGENIYSIEVEQVLAEHPAVAEVAIIGIPDDKWGEVVKAVVSLEGEATEEEIIAFARERLAAYKCPKSVDFADELPRNPTGKIMKKDLRRPYWEGHDRATV; translated from the coding sequence ATGTCTGACCTAGCTGACCCTCGCTTCCTCGACGAGCGCGTTGCCCACTGGGCCGCCACCAAACCCGACGACGAGGCAATCGACTACCTGGACCGCAAGTGGACCTGGGCACAGTGGAACGACAGAGTCCGCCGTTTGGCGGGTGCGCTCACCGACTTCGGGGTCAAGCGCGGTGACGTGGTGGCGTTCCTGGACAAGAACCACCCCGCGTGTGTCGAGCTGACCTTCGCCGCGGCGTCGCTGGGCGCGGCCAATGCGATCATCAACTTCAGGCTGGCCGCGGACGAACTTGACTACGTCCTCAACGATTCGGGAGCCAAGGTGCTCATCGTCGGGTCGGAGTTCAAGCCGAGCATCGACAAGATTCGTGGTGACCTCACCAAGGTCGAACACGTCATCGAGGTCACGCCCGAAGGCGGCGACGGCGACGAGTACGAGGCGCTGCTGGCCGGGGCATCCCCCGTCGACCGCTCCGACGACGTCGAACCCGACGACGTGTGCATCATCATGTACTCCTCGGGCACCACGGGTCGTCCCAAGGGCGTAATGCTGACGCAGGCGAACATAATCGCGCACACGATCAATGCGCACGAGGGATTCGAGTTCGACCCGGGCGATAAGAGCATGGTCTCCATGCCGCTGTTCCATGTGGGCGGATCTTCCTATGTGCAGTTCGGCATCCACGACGGCGTGCCCAGCGTGATGACGCGCGATGTCGACGGCATGACACTGGCCGGCGCAATCCTCAAGGGCGCCAACCGAACATTCCTGGTACCCGCGGTGCTGGCGAAGGTGCTCGAGTCCGGTGAGGACGCCGTGAAGCTCTTCGGCGCGCTGAAGACGTACTCCTATGGCGCGTCGCCGATGCCGTTGCCGTTGCTGCGGGCGGCATTGGAGGCGTGGCCGAACACCGACTTCATCCAGGCCTATGGCCTGACCGAAGTGTGTGGTGTGATCAGCCACCTGCTTCCGGATGCGCACCGCGCGCAGGACAACCCCGAGCGGTTAACCAGCGCGGGCACGCTGGTGCCCAACGCGGAGGTGCGGGTGGTCGACCCGTTCACGCTCAAGGACGTGCCGGCCGGCGAGCAGGGCGAATTGTGGTTCCGCACACCGCAACTGATGAAGGGCTACCACAACAAGCCGGAGGCGACCGCCGAGGCGATCACCGAGGACGGCTGGTTCCGAACCGGCGACATCGGGCGCGTCGACGACGGTGGCTACATCTTCGTCGAGGATCGGCTCAAGGACATGATCATCTCGGGCGGGGAGAACATCTACTCGATCGAGGTGGAACAGGTGCTGGCCGAGCACCCGGCGGTGGCCGAGGTCGCGATCATCGGGATACCCGACGACAAATGGGGCGAAGTGGTGAAAGCCGTTGTCTCACTTGAGGGTGAAGCCACCGAGGAGGAGATCATCGCCTTCGCCCGCGAGCGGCTGGCCGCCTATAAGTGTCCTAAGTCCGTCGACTTCGCCGACGAACTACCGCGCAATCCCACCGGCAAGATCATGAAAAAGGATCTACGGAGGCCCTACTGGGAGGGCCACGATCGCGCCACGGTGTGA